In Mustela nigripes isolate SB6536 chromosome 2, MUSNIG.SB6536, whole genome shotgun sequence, a single window of DNA contains:
- the LOC132011412 gene encoding inter-alpha-trypsin inhibitor heavy chain H3 yields MASAWRPCLILALLSGLAASGFPRIPSRPVGKRSLPEGVVNGIEVYSTKISCKVTSRFAHNVVTTRAVNRADTAKEVSFDVELPKTAFITNFTLTIDGVTYPGNVKEKEVAKKQYEKAVSQGKTAGLVKASGRKLEKFTVSVNVAAGSKVTFELTYEELLKRHKGKYEMFLKVQPKQLVKHFEIEADIYEPQGISSLDAEASFITNDLLGSALTKSFSGKKGHVSFKPSMDQQRSCPTCTDSLINGDFIITYDVNRESPANVQIVNGYFVHFFAPQGLPVVPKSVVFVIDVSGSMYGRKMEQTKDALLKILEDVKQEDYLNFILFSGDVTTWKDNLVQATPENIEQARTFVKNIREQGMTNINDALLRAISMLNKAREEHRVPERSTSIVIMLTDGDANVGESRPEKIQENVRNAIGGKFPLYNLGFGNNLNYNFLESMALENHGLARRIYEDSDANLQLQGFYEEVANPLLTGVEVEYPENAIQDLTQNAYQHFYDGSEIVVAGRLLDEDMNNFKADVKGHGATNDLTFTKEVDMKEMEKALKEQDYIFGNYIERLWAYLTIEQLLEKRKNAHGEEKENLTAQALDLSLKYHFVTPLTSMVVTKPEDNEDQTSIADKPGEGPVDTEVARSMAYLTSYQPPQTPYYYVDGDPHFIIQVPQKDDAICFNIDEDPGTVLRLIQDPVTGLTVNGQIIGDKGGNSDPKTRKTYFGKLGIASAHMDFRMEVTPEKVTLWNGAAQSTFSWLDTVTISQDGLSVTINRKKNMVVSFGDGVTFVVILHQVWKKHPVHQDFLGFYVVDSHRMSAQTHGLLGQFFHPFDFEVSDIHPGSDPTKPDATMVVKNHRLTVTRGSQKDYRKDVRVGTKVACWFVHNNGEGLIDGVHSDYIIPELF; encoded by the exons ATGGCATCGGCGTGGAGGCCCTGCCTCATCTTGGCCCTGCTCTCTGGCCTGGCGGCCTCTGGCTTCCCAAGAATCCCCTCCCGACCCGTGGGG AAACGGAGCCTCCCGGAAGGG GTCGTCAATGGCATCGAGGTCTACAGCACCAAGATCAGCTGCAAGGTGACCTCCCGATTTGCTCACAATGTCGTCACCACCAGAGCTGTCAACCGTGCAGACACGGCCAAGGAGGTGTCCTTTGACGTGGAGCTGCCCAAGACGGCCTTCATCACCAACTTCACCTT GACCATCGACGGTGTTACCTACCCCGGGAATGTCAAGGAGAAGGAAGTCGCCAAGAAGCAGTATGAAAAGGCTGTGTCCCAGGGCAAGACAGCCGGCTTGGTCAA GGCCTCCGGGAGGAAGCTGGAGAAATTCACAGTCTCCGTCAACGTGGCGGCGGGCAGCAAGGTCACCTTCGAGCTCACCTACGAGGAGCTGCTGAAGAGGCACAAGGGCAAATATGAGATGTTCCTTAAGGTCCAGCCCAAGCAGCTGGTCAAGCACTTTGAG ATCGAGGCAGACATCTACGAGCCCCAGGGCATCAGCTCGCTGGATGCTGAGGCCTCGTTCATCACCAATGACCTCCTGGGCAGCGCCCTCACCAAGTCCTTCTCAGGGAAAAAG GGCCACGTGTCCTTCAAGCCCAGTATGGACCAGCAGCGTTCGTGCCCAACCTGCACAGACTCCCTGATCAACGGGGATTTTATCATCACCTACGACGTGAACAGGGAGTCCCCGGCCAACGTGCAG atAGTCAACGGCTACTTCGTGCACTTCTTTGCACCTCAAGGCCTGCCGGTGGTGCCCAAGAGCGTGGTCTTCGTCATCGACGTCAGCGGCTCCATGTACGGTCGGAAAATGGAGCAG acCAAGGATGCCCTCCTCAAGATCCTGGAAGATGTGAAGCAGGAGGACTACCTGAACTTCATTCTGTTCAGTGGTGATGTGACCACCTGGAAAGACAACTTAGTTCAAGCCACCCCCGAGAACATCGAGCAGGCCAGGACATTCGTGAAGAATATTCGCGAACAAGGAA TGACCAACATCAACGATGCACTGCTGAGGGCCATCAGCATGCTGAACAAGGCCCGGGAGGAGCACAGAGTCCCAGAGAGGAGCACCTCCATTGTCATCATGCTGACGGATGGGGACGCCAACGTTG GGGAAAGCAGACCTGAAAAAATCCAAGAGAATGTACGCAACGCCATTGGGGGCAAGTTCCCCTTGTATAACCTGGGCTTTGGCAACAATCTGAATTACAACTTCCTGGAAAGCATGGCGCTGGAGAACCATGGGCTGGCCCGGCGCATTTATGAGGATTCTGATGCTAACCTGCAGTTACAG GGTTTCTACGAGGAGGTGGCCAACCCGCTGCTGACAGGCGTGGAGGTAGAGTACCCTGAGAACGCCATCCAGGACCTCACCCAGAATGCTTACCAGCACTTCTACGACGGCTCTGAGATTGTGGTGGCTGGGCGCCTGCTGGACGAGGACATGAACAACTTTAAGGCGGACGTTAAGGGCCATGGG GCCACCAATGATCTGACCTTCACAAAGGAGGTGGacatgaaggaaatggaaaaggctcTGAAGGAGCAGGACTACATTTTTGGGAACTACATCGAGCGGCTCTGGGCCTACCTCACCATTGAGCAGCTGCTGGAGAAGCG caaGAATGCCCATGGTGAGGAGAAGGAGAACCTCACTGCCCAGGCCCTGGACCTGTCCCTCAAGTACCACTTTGTGACTCCACTGACCTCCATGGTGGTGACCAAGCCTGAGGACAACGAAGACCAGACCTCCATCGCTGACAAGCCCGGAGAAG gGCCTGTGGACACAGAAG TGGCGCGCTCCATGGCTTACCTGA CCAGCTACCAGCCTCCTCAGACACCTTACTACTACG TGGACGGGGATCCCCACTTCATCATCCAAGTCCCGCAGAAGGACGACGCCATCTGCTTCAACATCGACGAAGACCCGGGCACGGTGCTGCGCCTCATTCAGGACCCTGTCACAG GCCTCACAGTTAACGGGCAGATCATTGGCGATAAGGGAGGCAACTCTGACCCCAAGACCAGAAAGACTTACTTTGGCAAACTGGGCATTGCCAGTGCTCACATGGACTTCCGGATGGAGGTGACACCAGAGAAGGTCACCCTATGGAACGGAGCTGCACAGAGCACCTTCAGCTGGCTGGACACGGTCACAATCTCACAGGATGG GCTGTCCGTGACAATCAACAGGAAGAAGAACATGGTGGTCTCCTTCGGAGATGGGGTTACTTTTGTGGTCATCCTGCACCAGGTGTGGAAGAAGCATCCCGTCCACCAGGACTTTCTGGGTTTCTATGTGGTAGACAGTCACCGGATGTCGGCACAGACGCATGGGCTGCTGG GACAATTCTTCCATCCCTTTGACTTTGAAGTGTCTGACATCCACCCAGGCTCTGACCCCACAAAGCCAGATGCCACCATGGTGGTGAAGAACCATCGGCTGACGGTCACCAG gGGCTCCCAGAAAGACTACAGGAAGGATGTCCGCGTCGGCACCAAGGTCGCCTGCTGGTTTGTCCACAACAACGGGGAAGGGCTGATCGATGGTGTCCACAGCGACTACATCATCCCCGAGCTGTTCTGA